The following are encoded in a window of Periplaneta americana isolate PAMFEO1 chromosome 13, P.americana_PAMFEO1_priV1, whole genome shotgun sequence genomic DNA:
- the LOC138711745 gene encoding ADP-ribosylation factor-like protein 6-interacting protein 4: MTGKKRYHLSRSRSRSLSPKTKHSKHKSSTESTKSSAKVKRKRRSSSSERPASVRSESTSKMKKRSNSADSSSSSADSQSDSSSCSSSKNSSLTKSKGKKKHKKSDKKKRKKEKKKLKRKHKKEKRKLKRTAEAAAAAMNVTNTEKTKDIKYESEKPKKLDETTDRLLMDRAKAMAPMTKEEWEKRQSVVRRVYDEETGRHRLIKGDGEVLEEIVSREQHREINRQATQGDGAFFQSTMASKLRK, encoded by the exons ATGACAGGCAAAAAGAGATATCATTTAAGCAGATCAAGATCACGATCTTTGTCTCCAAAGACGAAGCATAGCAAACACAAGAGCTCCACAGAATCAACCAAATCTTCTGCAAAAGTAAAACGCAAAAGAAGAAGCAGCAGTTCCGAAAGACCTGCATCTGTAAGAAGTGAAAGTACTAGTAAAATGAAGAAGCGAAGCAATTCAGCAGATTCCTCTTCGAGTTCTGCTGATTCACAGAGTGACTCTTCATCATGCTCTTCTTCTAAAAACAGCAGCTTAACAAAGTCAAAAGGAAAGAAGAAGCATAAGAAATCGGACAAAAAGaaacggaagaaagaaaagaaaaaattaaaaaggaaacacaaaaaagaaaaacGTAAGTTAAAGAGGActgcagaagcagcagcagcagcaatgaaTGTAACAAACACAGAAAAGACAAAAGACATAAAATATGAAAGTGAGAAGCCTAAGAAGCTTGACGAAACCACAGATAGACTCTTGATGGACAGAGCAAAAGCTATGGCTCCTATGACAAAAGAAGAGTGGGAGAAACGTCAGAGTGTGGTGCGAAGGGTTTATGATGAGGAAACTGGAAGACACAG ACTCATCAAAGGCGACGGAGAGGTGTTGGAAGAGATTGTGAGCCGAGAACAACATCGTGAAATTAACCGACAGGCTACTCAGGGAGACGGTGCTTTCTTCCAGTCAACAATGGCATCCAAATTGCGGAAGTAA